The Pseudomonas allokribbensis genome has a window encoding:
- a CDS encoding DUF7693 family protein has protein sequence MSPLSAREVCQCLRDAALGVRHFRVTGPRSGQVSVDIEGWNLQLDFDGQHLHHCCDCRCPQGRRWTLDTRQRFGTDPVSLLSTWELARIEALLRQVD, from the coding sequence ATGTCACCTCTATCCGCCCGCGAAGTTTGCCAGTGCCTGCGTGATGCCGCGCTGGGCGTGCGCCATTTCCGGGTGACGGGCCCGCGATCCGGTCAGGTTTCAGTCGACATTGAAGGCTGGAACCTGCAACTCGACTTCGACGGCCAACACCTGCACCACTGTTGCGACTGTCGTTGTCCGCAAGGTCGTCGATGGACACTCGACACCCGGCAACGCTTTGGCACCGATCCGGTCAGCCTGCTGAGTACCTGGGAACTGGCCCGGATCGAAGCGTTGTTGCGACAGGTTGATTGA
- a CDS encoding SulP family inorganic anion transporter: MKPIRLRADVLAGLTTSFALLPECIAFALVAHLNPLMGLYGAFIICTLTALFGGRPGMVSGAAGSMAVVIVALVVQHGVQYLLATVLLGGLIMMAFGLLRLGKLVRMVPHPVMLGFVNGLAIIIALAQLEHFKSGEQWLSGTPLYLMTGLVLLTMAIVYLLPRLTRAVPPALVAILGVGLLVYLLGLPTRTLGDMAHIAGGLPTFALPDIPWTLDTLRIIAPYAILMAMVGLLETLLTLNLTDEITETRGYPDRECVALGAANMVSGAFGGMGGCAMIGQTVINLSSGGRGRLSGVVAGVLILLFILFLSPLIERIPLAALVGVMFVVSQQTFAWASLRVLNKVPLNDVLVIIAVTTITVFTDLATAVLCGIIIAALNFAWQQARELYADEHLEADGSKLYRLHGTLFFASTTPFLNQFNPASDPQRVTLDCRHLSFVDYSAIAALKTLRERYAKAGKQLQVFHLSERCKKLLKRAGVDHD; this comes from the coding sequence ATGAAACCGATTCGTCTGCGCGCCGATGTCCTGGCCGGACTCACCACCTCGTTTGCCCTGTTGCCCGAATGCATTGCGTTTGCGCTGGTGGCTCACCTCAATCCGCTGATGGGCCTGTACGGCGCCTTCATCATTTGCACGCTGACCGCGTTGTTCGGCGGCCGGCCGGGCATGGTGTCCGGGGCGGCCGGTTCGATGGCGGTGGTGATCGTCGCGCTGGTGGTGCAGCACGGCGTGCAGTACCTGCTGGCGACCGTGTTGCTCGGCGGCTTGATCATGATGGCGTTCGGGCTGTTGCGCCTGGGCAAACTGGTGCGCATGGTGCCGCACCCGGTGATGCTAGGGTTCGTCAACGGTCTGGCAATCATCATTGCGCTGGCGCAACTGGAGCATTTCAAAAGCGGTGAGCAGTGGCTCAGCGGCACGCCGTTGTACCTGATGACCGGGCTGGTGCTGCTGACCATGGCCATCGTCTACCTCCTGCCGCGCCTGACCCGCGCGGTGCCGCCAGCGCTGGTGGCGATCCTAGGCGTCGGTTTGCTGGTTTATCTGCTTGGCCTGCCGACCCGCACCCTCGGCGACATGGCGCACATCGCCGGCGGTCTGCCGACGTTCGCGCTGCCGGACATTCCGTGGACGCTGGACACCCTGCGCATCATCGCGCCCTACGCGATTTTGATGGCTATGGTCGGCCTGCTGGAAACCCTGCTGACCCTCAACCTCACCGACGAAATCACCGAAACCCGTGGCTACCCGGATCGCGAGTGCGTGGCGCTGGGCGCTGCGAACATGGTGTCCGGCGCGTTCGGCGGCATGGGTGGTTGCGCGATGATCGGCCAGACCGTGATCAACCTCAGTTCCGGCGGGCGCGGGCGGTTGTCCGGGGTGGTGGCGGGGGTGTTGATCCTGCTGTTCATTCTGTTTCTGTCGCCGCTGATCGAGCGGATTCCGTTGGCGGCGCTGGTGGGGGTGATGTTCGTGGTGTCGCAGCAGACGTTTGCCTGGGCCTCGTTGCGGGTGCTGAACAAAGTGCCGCTCAACGATGTGCTGGTGATCATCGCGGTAACCACCATCACGGTGTTCACCGATCTGGCCACGGCAGTGCTGTGCGGGATCATCATCGCGGCGCTGAACTTTGCCTGGCAGCAAGCGCGCGAACTGTACGCCGATGAACATCTGGAAGCCGACGGCAGCAAACTGTATCGCCTGCACGGCACGCTGTTTTTTGCCTCGACCACGCCGTTCCTCAATCAGTTCAACCCGGCCAGCGACCCACAGCGGGTGACGCTGGATTGCCGGCACCTGAGCTTTGTCGACTACTCGGCCATCGCTGCGTTGAAAACCCTGCGCGAACGTTACGCCAAGGCCGGCAAGCAATTGCAGGTGTTTCACCTGTCCGAGCGCTGCAAGAAATTGCTGAAACGCGCCGGGGTCGATCACGACTGA
- a CDS encoding NAD(P)/FAD-dependent oxidoreductase, producing MDNICGWIAQAGNSPARGRLSGAQKADWLVIGAGITGLSAAHNLAQLHPQARIVVVDRQSAAQGASARNSGFVVAHEHPADSELIGAAGFAGFEVDTAISRAASEEVRQRIARHAIDCDFRDSGYFFAVNDPAKLNQVDTKLATLRALGARAEFLQGEALSQKLGTRHYQAAIWCGNGNALLQPAKYVKGLLSALPDNVTVFESTDISGLERVGQGCLRAQGAEGSIEAKQVLVCLNAFIPRVGINDSATFPMELSASLTRPLTDQEFAAIGSVEPWGVLSTRPLGATVRLTPDRRVMIRNTAEYRTRDLSNSELVLRRQHHVRGLQRRFPFLGEQDIRYTWTGHLSATRSGQAYFDRVEEGVFAVAGCNGSGVARGTLWGRLLAELASGIDSPLLQSVMQRAEPGWLPPRPFFDIGAMLRMRVEAVRARTEI from the coding sequence ATGGACAATATCTGTGGCTGGATCGCGCAAGCCGGAAACTCCCCGGCACGCGGTCGCCTGAGCGGAGCGCAAAAAGCCGACTGGCTGGTGATCGGGGCCGGCATCACCGGGCTCAGCGCCGCGCATAACCTCGCGCAACTGCATCCCCAGGCGCGGATTGTGGTGGTGGATCGGCAATCGGCGGCGCAGGGCGCGTCGGCGCGCAACTCGGGTTTTGTCGTCGCCCATGAACACCCGGCCGACAGTGAACTGATCGGCGCCGCAGGTTTTGCCGGGTTTGAAGTCGACACGGCGATTTCCCGCGCCGCCAGCGAAGAAGTCCGCCAACGAATTGCCCGACACGCCATCGACTGCGACTTCCGCGACAGTGGGTACTTCTTTGCCGTGAACGATCCGGCCAAGCTCAATCAGGTCGACACGAAACTGGCCACGCTGCGCGCCCTCGGTGCCCGCGCCGAGTTTCTGCAAGGCGAGGCGCTGAGCCAGAAGCTCGGCACTCGCCACTATCAGGCCGCGATCTGGTGTGGCAATGGCAACGCGCTGCTGCAACCGGCCAAGTACGTGAAGGGTTTGCTCAGTGCACTTCCGGACAACGTCACGGTGTTCGAGAGCACCGATATTTCCGGTCTTGAGCGTGTCGGTCAGGGGTGTCTACGCGCCCAAGGTGCCGAAGGCAGTATCGAGGCGAAGCAGGTGCTGGTGTGCCTCAACGCCTTCATTCCCCGCGTCGGCATCAACGACAGTGCCACGTTCCCGATGGAGTTGAGCGCCAGCCTTACGCGTCCGCTCACGGATCAGGAGTTCGCGGCCATCGGTTCGGTCGAGCCGTGGGGCGTGCTGTCGACCCGGCCGCTGGGCGCCACCGTGCGGTTGACCCCGGATCGCCGGGTGATGATTCGCAATACCGCCGAATACCGCACGCGGGACCTGTCCAACAGCGAGCTGGTCCTGCGGCGGCAACATCATGTGCGCGGTCTGCAACGGCGTTTTCCGTTCCTCGGCGAGCAAGACATTCGCTACACCTGGACGGGCCACCTGAGTGCGACCCGCAGCGGCCAGGCGTATTTCGACCGGGTTGAGGAGGGCGTTTTCGCCGTGGCCGGTTGCAACGGCTCGGGCGTGGCGCGCGGAACCCTGTGGGGACGGCTGTTGGCGGAGCTGGCGTCGGGCATCGACTCGCCCTTGTTGCAATCGGTGATGCAACGGGCCGAACCGGGCTGGCTGCCGCCGCGACCTTTCTTCGATATCGGTGCCATGCTTCGCATGCGCGTGGAGGCGGTCAGGGCCAGAACAGAAATCTGA
- a CDS encoding phage infection protein yields the protein MKRQILLGIAFSVLAVNAFAAKPAHTMIAEGGSDRLIEHRVAEGGSDRLQERRVAEGGSDRLQERRLAEGGSDRLQERRVAEGGSDRLLERRVAEGGSDRLQERRVAEGGSDRLQERRVAEGGSDRLLERRVAEGGSDRLMERRVAEGGSDRLMERRVA from the coding sequence ATGAAACGCCAAATCCTTCTCGGCATCGCTTTCTCGGTTCTTGCAGTCAACGCTTTTGCAGCCAAACCCGCTCACACCATGATCGCCGAAGGCGGTTCGGATCGATTGATCGAACACCGTGTAGCTGAAGGTGGTTCGGATCGTCTGCAAGAACGTCGAGTTGCCGAAGGTGGCTCGGACCGTCTGCAAGAGCGCCGTTTAGCTGAAGGTGGCTCGGATCGTCTGCAAGAGCGCCGTGTAGCTGAAGGTGGCTCGGATCGTCTGCTGGAACGTCGAGTTGCCGAAGGTGGCTCGGATCGTCTGCAAGAGCGCCGTGTAGCTGAAGGTGGCTCGGATCGTCTGCAAGAACGTCGCGTTGCCGAAGGTGGCTCGGATCGTCTGCTGGAACGTCGCGTTGCTGAAGGTGGTTCGGATCGACTGATGGAACGCCGTGTTGCCGAAGGTGGTTCGGATCGTCTGATGGAACGCCGCGTCGCATGA
- a CDS encoding GNAT family N-acetyltransferase produces the protein MSLQALRAHAEHLDAVAELFDGYRGFYGQPSNLAQSRAFIAERMAGNESAIFLVEDESGNALGFVQLYPTFSSIDAHRTWLLSDLFTTPAARGRGVGRLLMNTARDFAVETGAKGLVLETATDNFTAQGLYESLGWVRDTGYYTYVLDLRQG, from the coding sequence ATGAGTCTTCAGGCACTGCGCGCCCACGCGGAACATCTGGATGCGGTAGCCGAACTGTTCGATGGTTATCGCGGTTTCTATGGCCAGCCGTCGAACCTGGCGCAATCGCGGGCCTTCATCGCCGAGCGCATGGCCGGCAATGAATCGGCGATTTTTCTGGTTGAGGACGAAAGCGGTAATGCGCTGGGATTCGTCCAGTTGTACCCGACATTTTCTTCGATAGACGCCCACCGCACCTGGCTGCTCAGCGACCTGTTCACCACGCCGGCCGCCCGAGGTCGTGGCGTCGGACGATTGCTGATGAACACCGCGCGCGACTTCGCCGTGGAAACCGGTGCCAAGGGGCTGGTGCTGGAAACCGCCACTGACAACTTCACCGCCCAGGGGTTGTACGAGTCTCTCGGTTGGGTGCGTGACACCGGGTATTACACTTACGTGCTCGACCTGCGGCAGGGCTGA
- a CDS encoding PLP-dependent aminotransferase family protein: protein MPRSRYKTLVDTYAADIRSGRLLPGTRLPTHRQLAASEGLALVTASRVYAELEAMGLVSGEAGRGTFVREMSLPPGHSIDQKDVAVGMVDLNFNYPSLPGQAELLRTALRQLALSGDLEALLRYQPHAGRVHERASVARHLQTRGLKVDAGQVLIVNGAQQGLAVALMALFKPGDVIAADALTYSGFKVLAEALHLEVVAIPVTDHGPDLPALERLCHSRSVRAVYSMPTLHNPLGWVMSLDQREQLVAIARQHDLTIIEDAAYAFLVDNPPPPLADLAAERTIYVSGLSKNIATGLRVGFIAAPLQTVPALERIIRATTWNTPGVMTAIACGWLDDGTVTVLEAQKRHDARARQVLAGEILKDIVHIGHPSSYFLWLPLPEDARADQVVVELMQQQIAVSIAEPFVVSAHIPHAIRIALGSVDMDVLRQALIKVRQVVGAYQ from the coding sequence ATGCCGCGCTCCCGTTACAAGACCCTCGTTGATACCTATGCCGCCGATATTCGCAGCGGTCGCCTGTTGCCCGGCACGCGGCTGCCGACCCACCGGCAACTGGCCGCCAGCGAAGGGTTGGCGCTGGTCACGGCGTCGCGGGTATACGCGGAGCTTGAGGCGATGGGCCTGGTCAGCGGCGAAGCGGGGCGAGGTACGTTTGTGCGGGAGATGTCGTTGCCGCCGGGGCACAGCATCGATCAGAAAGACGTGGCGGTCGGTATGGTCGACCTCAATTTCAACTACCCGTCGTTGCCCGGTCAGGCCGAGTTATTGCGAACGGCGCTGCGGCAATTGGCGCTCTCCGGCGACCTCGAAGCGCTGCTGCGCTATCAACCCCACGCCGGCCGAGTGCACGAGCGCGCCTCGGTCGCCCGGCATTTGCAAACCCGTGGCCTGAAGGTCGATGCCGGGCAAGTGCTGATCGTCAACGGGGCGCAACAGGGACTGGCCGTCGCGCTGATGGCGCTGTTCAAACCCGGGGATGTCATTGCCGCCGATGCCTTGACCTATTCCGGCTTCAAGGTGCTGGCTGAGGCGTTGCACCTGGAAGTGGTGGCGATTCCGGTGACCGATCACGGGCCGGATTTGCCGGCGCTGGAGCGACTCTGCCACAGCCGCTCGGTGCGTGCCGTGTACAGCATGCCGACCCTGCACAATCCGCTCGGCTGGGTCATGTCCCTTGATCAGCGCGAACAGCTGGTGGCGATTGCCCGACAGCATGATCTGACGATCATCGAGGACGCGGCCTACGCCTTTCTGGTCGATAACCCGCCGCCACCGTTGGCCGATCTGGCAGCGGAGCGGACGATTTACGTCTCGGGTCTCTCGAAAAACATCGCCACCGGCCTGCGCGTCGGCTTCATCGCCGCGCCGCTGCAAACCGTCCCGGCCCTTGAGCGCATCATCCGCGCCACCACCTGGAACACTCCGGGCGTCATGACTGCCATTGCCTGCGGCTGGCTCGACGACGGCACCGTCACGGTGCTCGAAGCGCAAAAACGTCACGACGCTCGGGCACGTCAGGTGCTGGCGGGCGAAATACTCAAAGACATCGTGCACATTGGCCATCCGTCCTCGTATTTCCTCTGGCTGCCATTGCCGGAGGACGCGCGCGCCGATCAGGTCGTGGTCGAGTTGATGCAGCAGCAGATTGCGGTATCGATCGCTGAACCGTTCGTGGTTTCGGCGCACATCCCCCATGCGATCCGGATTGCCCTGGGGTCGGTGGACATGGATGTACTGCGTCAGGCGCTGATAAAAGTCCGGCAGGTGGTGGGCGCCTACCAATAG
- a CDS encoding DMT family transporter, with translation MERTTNLPAPALEKTSGWINGFIGVVIFSGSLPATRLAVLEFDPVFLTVIRAAIAGVLALCLLWLFRERRPARDQWFSLLIVALGVVVGFPLLTALALQYVTSAHSIVFVGLLPLATAIFGVLRGGERPRPVFWIFSVLGSSLVVGFAVSQGLTASPTGDLLMLAAILACGLGYAEGAKLSRTLGGWQVICWALVLSLPAMAVLSVWLAPVSFSGISVSAWVCLAYVSLFSMLIGFVFWYRGLAQGGIAAVGQLQLLQPFFGLALAATLLHEQVSVGMLVVTLGVILCVAGAKKFAK, from the coding sequence ATGGAACGAACCACGAATCTGCCCGCACCGGCCCTGGAAAAAACCAGTGGTTGGATCAACGGTTTCATCGGCGTCGTGATTTTCAGCGGTTCGCTGCCGGCCACGCGGCTGGCGGTGCTGGAATTCGACCCGGTGTTCCTCACCGTCATCCGCGCCGCCATCGCCGGGGTGTTGGCGCTGTGCCTGTTATGGCTGTTTCGCGAACGACGACCGGCGCGGGATCAGTGGTTCTCGTTGTTGATCGTGGCGTTGGGCGTGGTCGTGGGTTTCCCGTTATTGACCGCCCTTGCGCTGCAATACGTGACGTCGGCGCATTCCATTGTGTTTGTAGGATTGCTGCCACTGGCGACAGCGATTTTCGGCGTGTTGCGCGGCGGTGAACGGCCGCGTCCGGTGTTCTGGATCTTTTCGGTGCTGGGCAGTTCGCTGGTGGTCGGTTTTGCTGTTTCACAAGGCCTGACCGCCTCGCCCACCGGCGATCTGTTGATGCTGGCGGCGATCCTCGCCTGCGGTCTCGGTTATGCCGAAGGCGCAAAACTCTCGCGTACCCTCGGCGGCTGGCAAGTGATCTGCTGGGCGTTGGTGCTTTCGTTGCCCGCGATGGCCGTATTAAGCGTATGGCTGGCGCCCGTCTCGTTCAGTGGCATCAGCGTGTCGGCGTGGGTGTGCCTGGCTTACGTTTCGCTGTTCAGCATGCTGATCGGTTTTGTGTTCTGGTATCGCGGACTGGCTCAGGGCGGGATTGCTGCGGTCGGACAGTTGCAGTTGTTACAGCCGTTCTTCGGTCTGGCGCTGGCGGCGACGTTGCTGCATGAACAGGTCAGCGTCGGCATGCTGGTGGTCACGTTGGGCGTGATCCTGTGCGTCGCCGGGGCGAAGAAATTCGCCAAATGA
- a CDS encoding c-type cytochrome, producing MKKRALLTFALILNAGLLSTPALAAGDAEAGAKIFPRLCGGCHQVGESARPGFGPELNGIIGRPAGTSANYVYSDAMKNSGVTWNRETLTAYLKDPKGVVPGTRMIFWGLSDEEKIDNLLAYLQTFAQQ from the coding sequence ATGAAAAAACGCGCCTTACTGACCTTCGCCCTGATCCTCAACGCAGGCCTGCTCAGCACGCCCGCCCTGGCGGCGGGCGACGCCGAGGCCGGCGCCAAAATCTTCCCGCGCCTGTGCGGCGGCTGCCATCAGGTCGGCGAATCCGCCCGCCCCGGATTCGGCCCGGAACTCAACGGCATCATCGGCCGCCCGGCCGGGACGTCGGCGAACTACGTGTATTCAGATGCCATGAAGAACTCCGGCGTGACCTGGAACCGTGAAACGCTGACGGCGTATCTGAAGGACCCGAAGGGCGTGGTGCCGGGGACGCGGATGATCTTCTGGGGGCTGAGTGACGAGGAGAAGATCGATAATCTGTTGGCGTATCTTCAGACGTTTGCCCAGCAATGA
- a CDS encoding cupin domain-containing protein, with amino-acid sequence MDRLSTLLSHFGVNAGTFHSGTFCGISAYGGDQVCGHVHLLQAGQVLLKPGNDPELTLSEPTLIFFPRPFAHRLFADEAMNTQLVCASLTFDGGAGNALAAALPDYLVLKLVDLPEMASTLEWLFKEAFDGHCGREAVMDRLFELLVILLLRHLISSRDQQPGMMAGLADPKISRALSLMHDQPAKAWSVAELAATAHVSRAGFAEHFRRVVGQTPVDYLVSWRISLAQKRLREGRPIALIAEEVGYESPSALARAFRRKTGLSPREWKAGVS; translated from the coding sequence ATGGATCGCTTGTCCACGTTGCTCAGCCACTTCGGCGTCAATGCCGGCACCTTCCACAGCGGCACCTTCTGCGGCATCAGTGCCTATGGTGGCGATCAAGTCTGCGGTCATGTGCATCTGTTGCAGGCCGGGCAGGTGCTGCTCAAACCGGGGAATGACCCCGAACTCACGCTCAGTGAACCGACCCTGATTTTCTTCCCCCGACCGTTTGCTCACCGACTGTTCGCCGATGAAGCCATGAACACGCAACTGGTGTGCGCCTCACTGACGTTTGATGGCGGTGCAGGCAATGCGCTGGCGGCGGCATTACCGGATTATCTGGTGCTGAAACTCGTCGACCTTCCTGAAATGGCCAGCACCCTGGAGTGGCTGTTCAAGGAAGCGTTCGACGGCCACTGCGGGCGCGAAGCGGTGATGGATCGGCTGTTCGAGTTGCTGGTGATTCTGCTGCTGCGGCATCTCATCAGCAGTCGCGACCAGCAGCCGGGCATGATGGCGGGGCTGGCGGATCCGAAGATTTCCCGTGCGTTGAGCCTGATGCATGACCAACCGGCCAAGGCCTGGAGTGTTGCCGAACTGGCAGCGACCGCGCATGTGTCCCGTGCCGGTTTTGCCGAGCACTTCCGGCGAGTGGTGGGGCAGACGCCGGTGGATTATCTGGTGAGCTGGCGAATCAGCCTCGCGCAGAAACGTCTGCGCGAAGGGCGGCCGATCGCCCTGATCGCCGAAGAAGTCGGCTATGAAAGCCCTTCGGCGCTGGCCCGGGCGTTTCGGCGCAAGACCGGGCTCAGTCCACGGGAGTGGAAAGCGGGAGTGAGTTGA
- a CDS encoding chorismate mutase, whose amino-acid sequence MSRVSTLLTSTLFAVLATTANAAPTPAPQSLQSLLSTLNERLNIGDLVALTKWDSGKPIQDSPREAQVIANARTLATERKLDPEDVAQLIAAQMEANKLVQYGLLAKWQAAGAAPDTPRPDLGKQIRPRLDELQSRLLQQYADFTPYRRDPNCPVWLAKARSGLTHDGLHELALTRATGELCVRATAP is encoded by the coding sequence ATGTCCCGCGTCTCGACCCTGCTGACCTCTACCCTTTTTGCCGTTCTGGCGACGACAGCCAACGCCGCCCCGACACCAGCGCCCCAATCGCTGCAAAGCCTGCTGAGCACCCTGAACGAACGCCTGAACATCGGCGATCTCGTCGCCCTGACCAAGTGGGACAGCGGCAAGCCGATCCAGGACAGTCCCCGCGAAGCCCAGGTCATCGCCAACGCCCGAACGCTGGCCACTGAACGCAAGCTTGATCCAGAAGACGTGGCGCAATTGATCGCCGCGCAGATGGAAGCCAACAAGCTGGTGCAATACGGTTTGCTGGCGAAGTGGCAAGCGGCGGGTGCCGCGCCGGACACACCTCGCCCGGATCTGGGCAAGCAGATTCGGCCGCGCCTGGATGAGCTGCAATCCCGCCTGTTGCAGCAATACGCCGACTTCACGCCCTACCGCCGCGACCCGAATTGCCCGGTATGGCTGGCCAAGGCGCGTAGCGGTTTGACTCACGACGGGTTGCACGAACTGGCCCTGACCCGCGCCACCGGGGAGCTATGCGTTCGCGCGACAGCCCCGTGA
- a CDS encoding carboxymuconolactone decarboxylase family protein gives MSRIVPVSLETATDATRPTLEGVQKKIGFLPNLFKTLAVAPAALDAYVQISATLGKTSLSAKEKEAVYLATSQVNGCDYCLAAHTLFASKAGLAAQEIVEARHGRLNAFATLAHQLTETRGHLSDEHIAAARAAGIDDKKIIETIAIVAAQTLTNYLNNVALTDIDFPAIDA, from the coding sequence ATGAGCCGCATCGTTCCTGTCAGCCTCGAAACCGCCACTGACGCCACTCGCCCGACGCTTGAAGGCGTGCAGAAAAAAATCGGCTTCCTGCCCAACCTGTTCAAGACCCTGGCTGTTGCGCCCGCCGCACTGGATGCCTACGTGCAAATCTCCGCCACACTGGGCAAAACGTCCCTGAGCGCCAAGGAAAAAGAAGCGGTGTACCTCGCCACGTCGCAGGTCAACGGCTGCGATTACTGCCTGGCGGCGCACACCTTGTTTGCCAGCAAGGCCGGACTGGCAGCGCAGGAGATTGTCGAGGCGCGTCACGGTCGGCTGAACGCCTTCGCCACCCTCGCCCATCAACTGACGGAAACCCGTGGCCATCTGAGCGATGAACATATCGCCGCCGCCCGCGCTGCCGGCATCGACGACAAGAAGATCATCGAAACGATCGCCATCGTCGCCGCGCAGACCCTGACCAACTACCTCAACAACGTGGCGCTGACCGACATCGATTTCCCGGCCATCGATGCCTGA
- a CDS encoding LysR substrate-binding domain-containing protein, which yields MDKIRHVPSLQAMQALVEVARCGSFTQAAQTLCLTQSAVSRQIQQLESHFNVALFVRTSRNLHLTPEGEQVLASARSIFEQLKTLKERLTPQKRPFRIRMHVSLAVRWLLPKLSDFYLRHPEVSLAIETVATEVVEPTGDSDAYILYLPTASSDPDCLTLFQETLVPVCAPNLAGAPRSVEALLRFPLLHRSVDRQAWIEWLAANDGKPLEDYRHIPFNLDELALDAAARGLGVAVTDMTLAAESIERGVLVVPFGEPLKTGGIYSLCLQPSAASHPACGVVMGWFAGKAEREV from the coding sequence ATGGATAAAATTCGCCACGTCCCTTCCCTGCAAGCCATGCAGGCACTGGTCGAAGTCGCCCGATGCGGCAGCTTCACTCAGGCAGCGCAGACGTTGTGCCTGACCCAAAGCGCCGTGAGCCGGCAGATCCAGCAACTGGAGAGTCACTTCAACGTGGCGCTGTTCGTGCGCACCAGTCGCAACCTGCACCTGACCCCGGAAGGCGAGCAGGTTTTGGCCAGTGCACGGAGCATCTTCGAGCAACTGAAAACCCTCAAAGAACGCCTCACGCCGCAGAAACGTCCATTCCGCATTCGCATGCACGTGTCGCTGGCAGTGCGTTGGCTGCTGCCCAAACTCAGCGACTTCTATCTGCGCCATCCCGAGGTATCGCTGGCCATCGAAACCGTCGCCACCGAAGTCGTCGAACCGACCGGCGACAGCGATGCCTACATCCTTTACTTGCCGACAGCATCAAGCGATCCGGATTGCCTGACGCTGTTTCAGGAAACGCTGGTGCCGGTGTGCGCCCCGAATCTGGCCGGAGCACCGCGCTCAGTGGAAGCGTTGCTGCGCTTCCCGCTGCTGCATCGCTCAGTAGATCGCCAGGCGTGGATCGAATGGCTGGCCGCGAACGACGGCAAACCGCTGGAGGATTACCGGCACATCCCGTTCAACCTCGATGAACTGGCACTGGATGCGGCGGCGCGGGGATTGGGTGTGGCGGTGACGGACATGACGCTGGCGGCAGAATCCATCGAGCGTGGCGTGCTGGTGGTGCCGTTCGGGGAACCGCTGAAAACCGGGGGGATTTACTCGTTGTGCTTACAGCCGTCGGCGGCTTCGCATCCGGCGTGTGGGGTCGTGATGGGATGGTTTGCGGGGAAGGCCGAGCGCGAGGTTTGA
- a CDS encoding polyamine ABC transporter substrate-binding protein: MRVNTLSLAVLLATASAGALADEAVNISNWNGYIADDTLANFTKDTGIKATYDIHDSNEVLESKLMTGNTGYDVVSPSNHFLSRLIKAGAIQKLDKSQLPNWKNLDPQLMKKLEVNDPGNQYGYPYMWGTAGIGYNVEKIKAIFGNTDVTRSWKMFFEEDNIKKLSQCGVAIIDNPTQVLPITLNYLGLPPHSHEPVDYKKAEAALFKIRPYVQYFHASKYISDLANGNVCAVIGFNGDVVQAAASAREAKNGIDIAYSIPDEGTTLWFDMVVMPKNAPHEKNGYTYMNYLLEPKVIANISNSIHYANPNAAANEFLTPAVKQDLAIYPPKEVMDKLFTVEELPAAIARLTTRLWTKLKTNT, encoded by the coding sequence ATGCGCGTCAATACACTTTCCCTGGCGGTCTTGCTCGCAACAGCTTCGGCGGGCGCTCTTGCCGACGAAGCGGTCAACATTTCCAACTGGAACGGCTACATCGCCGACGACACCCTGGCCAACTTCACCAAAGACACCGGCATCAAGGCCACTTACGACATTCATGACAGCAACGAAGTGCTGGAATCGAAGTTGATGACCGGCAATACCGGTTACGACGTGGTCAGTCCGTCGAACCACTTTCTGTCGCGACTGATCAAGGCCGGCGCCATCCAGAAACTCGACAAGTCGCAACTGCCGAACTGGAAGAACCTCGATCCGCAGTTGATGAAGAAACTCGAAGTCAACGACCCGGGCAATCAATACGGTTATCCGTACATGTGGGGCACCGCCGGCATCGGTTACAACGTCGAGAAGATCAAGGCGATCTTCGGCAACACGGACGTTACCCGCTCGTGGAAGATGTTCTTCGAAGAGGACAACATCAAGAAGTTGAGCCAGTGCGGCGTGGCAATCATCGACAACCCGACTCAGGTACTACCGATCACCCTCAACTACCTGGGCTTGCCGCCACACAGCCATGAACCGGTGGATTACAAAAAAGCCGAAGCGGCCTTGTTCAAGATTCGCCCTTACGTGCAGTACTTCCATGCGTCGAAGTACATCAGCGATCTGGCCAACGGCAACGTCTGTGCGGTGATCGGCTTCAACGGCGATGTGGTCCAGGCGGCCGCCAGTGCCAGGGAAGCGAAAAACGGCATCGACATCGCCTATTCGATCCCGGACGAAGGCACGACGTTGTGGTTCGACATGGTGGTCATGCCCAAGAACGCGCCCCACGAGAAGAACGGCTACACCTACATGAACTACCTGCTTGAACCCAAGGTGATCGCCAACATCAGCAACAGCATTCACTACGCCAACCCCAACGCGGCTGCCAATGAGTTCCTGACACCGGCGGTGAAACAGGATCTGGCGATCTATCCGCCTAAAGAGGTGATGGACAAATTGTTCACCGTGGAAGAGTTGCCGGCGGCGATTGCCCGGTTGACGACGCGGTTGTGGACCAAACTCAAGACCAACACTTGA